CCAAGTCTCTTCTTTATAAGTATGGCTTACACAGAAACTcttcaaatataaagaaaatacaaagaaaacaatgGCACCACATGACCAACAATAAGAACTACAACATTTACCTCCAATCTTCTAGTACAGGGCCATGTCCATGATCCTTAGAAGAGCCAGTAACAATGCCTTGCCCATTGCTGGCAGGTGCACGATTGTGGCACCACTAGTTGTGTAGAGAGAGTATCTCGTTTACGGGGGACTgatttctttcttggtttctttgtaGTGATGAATTATCTGGGGATGGAGACTTCTCTGGCATTGCAACCTTCAGATCAGATATTTTGTCTGACAACTTCAGAATTACCCACATCTTGCAGTAGTGGGGTTCAAATACTTGAGAGTAACCCACCACCAGAGCCCCCAGATGTCCCCGTAGTAGATCCAGCACAAAATAAACTGGCACTACCCCCTGTTCCAACTCAGGAACAAACAGATTTGGATGAGATGAAAATTGGGCTTTCAAAGTCTCTGGATACTTATCAGATCCAGATCTCAACAGAAAACCAAGATCCTCCACTGTGCCCTTTAGAAACCCCTGATATCCACCAGCTCCTGGACTGCATTGATCCTCTCAGTCAAGAGCAACAGCCTTGTACTAAAACTACTGGTCAGGAAACGAATGGTCTATTTTTTGAGAATCCAGGAACATTTGAAAGTGGGATTGAATCTGGTGGTAGTTTTGCAGACATtattacactggtggaagataTATGTCTTCCCCAGCTCTTTGATCGCTTAAAAGACCTTGATCAATGCAAAGATATGCAGGTAAATAACACCGCAGATACCATCACTCTGAATCAGGTGCAAGAAAACTCAAGTAGCACTGAGGGTATCTCCCACCCAATCCGGAAGAACTTCCGGAAGAATAAGGCTTCTGAGTCTCTTGAGGGAGAACCCAAAGCCAAAATCACACCAAAAGACCCAGAAGGCTTAATAGGGAGAGAAGTGATTATTTATAATGCTGCAGTCAGTGATAGGTGTCCTGTGACCATGGCCAAACATAACAGCAAACCTCAGAAAGATGCATCCAGTAGGATCAGCAAGACAAAGAGCCATGGGCAGAAGACAAAAATGGCCAGAGAAAACTCTAAAAAAGCTGATGAGAATAAGCAGCCAGGGAACAAGGTCAAGGCAGAAGTGAAGCCCACCATTGCCAAGATGAAGCGCAAGATAAGTCAACCTGAGCTGTGCCAGGAGGCCTTTAAAAAGCCCCGAAGCTGCCTAAGCATGCGCATGCTGGAGTCTGTGCAAGTGTTTCACACACTGGGGAAGAAGAGTGATCAAAAGCCTGGGTTCTCTTCCTCCCAGGTCCTGGGTAGCTCAAAGAAAGCCAGAGATTTCCATCCATCCTCAGCTGTCAAACCCTGGCTAGGTGCTACAAAGGATGGAAAAGGTCTTGAGGAAACTCAGGTCAGAGCGCAGAAACCAAGCAACAGTGCTAAAGAACGCTCGTCTCCATCCCAGTATGAGCTGCCACCTCCTGGGAAGGTCAAATTGGTACCTTTGCCTTTTCCAACCACGGAGAAGTCGCGAGCTCGCCCTGTTCCTCGGAGACCACAGTCTCTGGCTTCACATCGTCCAGCTGCAGCTCACCCTCCCAGGCCTGGCTCTACCAACTCAGCTCAGCCAATTGCCACCAATTCATCCCAGCTGGCTACTGCATCTTTGTCAGGTCCTGCCAAACCAACTCAGCCCATTTCGACCAAACCATCTCAACCAGGCTTGCTGAACCCTACTAGCCGTCCTATGCTTCAGCCTGCAACATCTAGACCTGCTCCCTA
The nucleotide sequence above comes from Sorex araneus isolate mSorAra2 chromosome 1, mSorAra2.pri, whole genome shotgun sequence. Encoded proteins:
- the LOC101557048 gene encoding uncharacterized protein C2orf78; the protein is MYSHIISSSHIPIVDISSSLIMSENIQNPSVLGTAHSLQLPLPVVNNVASLTGRVCNYSRVSAPAGSSAWPLPSVSGTSFQPLMGSAYLDQHSSRTMLSGVSGQSQMSASAASYPSVLEWDIAGSAEKYSIEDFTVTVLDQDTAVSSISMAAHYEKTLDTNNTVSLYPSLSASLIEGTLSQVPNQSYNLSLPYQEGSQVYYYHQGTQGPLLSGELDPCLQSYGSMTYRGGRGSALQPYSNASPEIIMVLKEVQSPKNQTPASTPGIYYSVSAQPITESSYQVMNYLGMETSLALQPSDQIFCLTTSELPTSCSSGVQILESNPPPEPPDVPVVDPAQNKLALPPVPTQEQTDLDEMKIGLSKSLDTYQIQISTENQDPPLCPLETPDIHQLLDCIDPLSQEQQPCTKTTGQETNGLFFENPGTFESGIESGGSFADIITLVEDICLPQLFDRLKDLDQCKDMQVNNTADTITLNQVQENSSSTEGISHPIRKNFRKNKASESLEGEPKAKITPKDPEGLIGREVIIYNAAVSDRCPVTMAKHNSKPQKDASSRISKTKSHGQKTKMARENSKKADENKQPGNKVKAEVKPTIAKMKRKISQPELCQEAFKKPRSCLSMRMLESVQVFHTLGKKSDQKPGFSSSQVLGSSKKARDFHPSSAVKPWLGATKDGKGLEETQVRAQKPSNSAKERSSPSQYELPPPGKVKLVPLPFPTTEKSRARPVPRRPQSLASHRPAAAHPPRPGSTNSAQPIATNSSQLATASLSGPAKPTQPISTKPSQPGLLNPTSRPMLQPATSRPAPYKTTDSTSLQWKPLPVSVTKRQAPPKRQSQFLLQDFRFQPIPWRKPNVPEPVMSKPITKEQRPEREVMKRKAQQKRENTAKYTSLGKVQFFIEREKEMDISQYYGYVM